TTGTCAGCCTGCTTGGCGAGACGGAGGGCGTCCTGGCGGTCGGCCTCGGAGACCTTGAGCACGCCGTCGACCGAGAAGAAGCCGGTCGTGAAGTCCTCGTAGAACGAGTCCTCGTCCTTGGTCAGGCCGGCCGTCATGTCGGCGGCGGCCTCCTTCGTGAGGGGGCCGTCGGGGTTGTCGTCGGTCTTCATCAGGTACGGCGGCACGGCCGAGGCGAAGACGACGCTGTGCAGGCGCTCGGTGCCGTACTTGCTGAAGTAGCGGGCGACCTCGCCGCCACCCATCGAGAAGCCGACGAGCGTGACGTCGTTCAGGTCGAGCTCGGTGAGGACGGTGTGCAGGTCCTCGGTCAGGTGGTCGTAGTCGTAGCCCGTCTTGGGCTTGTCGCTGCGTCCGAAGCCGCGGCGGTCGTAGGTGACGACGCGGTAGCCGGCGTCGGCGAACGCGGGGACCTGCTTGCTCCAGGACTCGCCCGACAGGGGCCAGCCGTGGATCAGGACGACGGTGCGGCCCGTGCCGCCGGTGTCGTCGACGTGGAGGTTCGTGTCCTTGAAGAGGCCGTGGTGTGCGGTGATCTCGGTCATGGTCGGGTGCCTTCTCTCTCCCGCCGTCCTGGCGGGTCCGTCTCCGTTCGTAGTCCGCCACCCCGGGCGCCGCCTCGACGCGGAGGCATCTCGGAGGTGGGGGACAAGAGCGGGCACCCCTGGCATCGATACCCCTAGGGGGTATAACCTGAGGGCCGATCGAGAGGACCGAGCATGACCGACACCACCATCACCACCCTGCAGGTCGACGGCATGACCTGCGAGCACTGCGTCGCGAGCGTCACCGAAGAGCTCTCCGAGGTCGACGGCGTCGACTCGGTCGAGGTCGACCTCAACCCGGGAGGCGCGTCGACCGTCTCGGTCCAGGCCGACGCCACCGTCGAGCACGACCAGCTGCGGGCCGCCGTCGAAGAGGCCGGCTACCAGCTCTCCGCACGATGACCACCGCAGGAGGCGCGGGCCGGCCGGGCGGGAGCGTCCCGCGGGGCACCGTCCCGCCTGCCGCCGTGCAGCCGGACGCCGTGCAACTCGACGCTGTGCAGTTGGACATCACCGGCATGACCTGCGCCTCCTGTGCGAACCGCATCGAGCGCAAGCTCAACAAGCTCCCCGGCGTCGAGGCGTCGGTCAACTACGCGACCGAGAAGGCGCACGTGCGGGTCGCGGCCGGCGCGGTCGGCGACGCACGCGACGGCGACCCCGTCGTGCCCGACGTCGACGCGCTCATCGCCACGGTGGCCGCCGCGGGGTACGGGGCCACCGTGCCCGCGCCTCCTGCGTCCTCGGCCGGCGCGGCCGACGGCTCGGCCGACGCCGCCGCGGACGCCCGGGTCGCCGAGGTCGACGCCCTGCGCCACCGCACCCTCGTCAGCGCCGCCCTCGCCCTGCCCGTCGTCGTGCTCTCGATGGTGCCGGCCCTGCAGTTCACGAACTGGCAGTGGCTCGCGCTGACCCTCGCGGCACCGGTCGCCGTCTGGGGTGCCTGGCCCTTCCACCGCGCCGCCGCGGTGAACGCCCGCCACGGTGCCGCGACCATGGACACCCTCGTCAGCGTCGGCGTGATCGCCGCCTTCGCCTGGTCGCTCTGGGCGCTCTTCTTCGGCGACGCGGGGCGACCCGGCACGCACATGTCGTTCAGCCTGGTCGCGACCCACGGCGGCCCGACCGAGCTCTACCTCGAGGTCGCCGCGGCCGTGACGGTGTTCATCCTGCTCGGACGCTGGCTCGAGGCCCGCGCCAAGCGCCGCTCGGGCGAGGCCCTGCGCGCCCTGCTCGAGCTCGGCGCGAAGGAGGCCACCGTGCTGCGCGACGGTCAGGAGGCGCGGGTCGCCACCGCGGGTCTGGTACCCGGCGACCTCGTGGTCGTCCGTCCGGGCGAGGCCATCGCCAGCGACGCCCTCGTGCGCGAGGGCACCTCGGCGGTCGACCTGAGCATGCTCACCGGCGAGTCGGTGCCGGTCGAGGTGGGCCCGGGAGACCGCGTGGTCGGTGCGACGCTCAACGTCGGCGGGCGCCTGCTCGTCGAGATCACCCGCGTCGGGGCCGACACCGAGCTCGCCCGCCTCGGACGTCTCGTCGAGGAGGCGCAGAGCGGCAAGGCCGAGGTGCAGCGGCTGGCGGACCGGGTGTCGGCCGTGTTCGTGCCGGTCGTGATCGGGCTGGCCGTGCTGACCTTCGTCGGCTGGCTCGCGTTCGGCGGGTTGGTCGAGGGGGCCGGGGCCGGGGCCGGGGCCGGTTCCGTGGCCGGCGGTTCCGGCGGCTTCTTCACCGGGTCGCTGCAGACCGCGTTCACCGCCGCCGTCGCCACCCTGATCATCGCCTGCCCGTGCGCGCTGGGGCTCGCGACGCCGACCGCACTGCTCGTCGGCACGGGCCGCGGCTCGCAGCTCGGCATCGTGATCCGCGGGCCGCAGGTGCTCGAGCGCACCCGCACGGTCGACACGATCGTCCTCGACAAGACCGGGACGGTGACGACGGGGCGGATGAGCGTGCGCGAGGTGGTCGTGGGCGATGCCGATGCCGATGCCGATGCCGGTGCCGTCGAGGTCGACGACGTCCTGGCCCGGGCCGCCGCCGTCGAGTCCGGCTCGGAGCATCCGGTCGCCCGGGTGATCGAGGCCGAGGCCGCCCGACGCGGGGTCGTCGTCCCGGCCGCCGACGGGTTCGCCGCCCACGCCGGGGCCGGCGTGCAGGCCCTCGTCGACGGCATGCTCGTGCTCGTCGGCCGCCCCGGGTGGTTGGCCGACGAGTGGTCGGTCACCGCGCCTCCCGAACTCGAGACCGCGTTCGTCGCGGCCGAGGCGACCGGTGCGACCCCCGTCGCCGTCGCCTGGGACGGTCGGGTGCGGGGAGTCGTCACCGTCGCCGACACCGTGAAGCCCAGTGCGCGTGAGGCCGTCGAGCGCTTCCGCGGCCTGGGTCTGACGCCCGTGCTGCTGACCGGCGACAACGCGGGCGCGGCCCGGCACGTCGCGGCGCAGGTCGGCATCGCCGCGGCGGACGTGATCGCGCAGGCGACCCCGCAGCAGAAGGTGGAGGCGGTGGCCCGGTTGCAGGCGGAGGGTCGCGTCGTCGCCATGGTCGGCGACGGCGTCAACGACGCGGCGGCCCTCGCCACGGCCGACCTCGGCATCGCCCTCGGGACCGGCACGGACGCGGCGATCGCGGCGGGAGACCTGACCGTCGTCAGCGGCGAGCTCGCCGGGGTGGCCGACGCCATCCGCCTGGCACGGGCGACCCTCGGCACGATCAAGGGCAACCTGTTCTGGGCCTTCGCCTACAACGTCGCGGCGATCCCGGTCGCGATGCTCGGACTGCTCAACCCCGTGCTGGCCGGTGCGGCGATGGCGGCGTCGTCGGTGTTCGTCGTGACGAACAGCCTGCGCCTGCGGCGGTTCCGCGCCGGGTGAGGTGGGGCGGGCACGAGTCGTGCCGCCGGTGAGCTGCGCGGGCACGTGTCGCACCGCCTGCTGAACGTCGCACCGCCTGTTTCGGCGGTGCGATGTTCAGTTCATGGTGCGACCACCGGCGGGCGGCCTGACACGACCCCCGGGCATGGCGAAGCCCGAGACCGTGGAACCGATCTCGGGCTTCGATGTGCTCTCCGTGAAGAGAACCAGGGACCCAACAGAGATCCCGCTTCATCTGATCGGAAGTGTAATCCCATGACGATCGACGTGCAAACGTCGTTCCCACGGGGTGGGTCCCTGGCTCTCTCGCGGTGTTCGCCGGCGCGAACACCGAGAGGAGGGAGCGGATGTCCGAGGACGACCGCCGCCCGCCCAGGAAGACCGTGCCGTGGTGGCAGATCGCGACTCTCGTCGTGACCGTCGCCCGGTTCGCGGTCGACCTGGTGCGCAAGGGCTGGGAACAGGGTCCCGGGGTCATCAGGCCCCGGGGCCCGCTCCCGCCGGCTGCCCCGGTCCCGCCTAGGGTGAGCGCATGATCATCTTCGGCACCAAGGGCACGAGCGCCCTGCTGGGCGTCCTCTTCTTCGTCTGCCGGGTCTGCGGCAACGAGGCCGCGCAGCGCCTGGTCAAGCACCGTCGGTGGTTCACGCTGTTCTTCATCCCGGTGATCCCGTACTCGACGAAGCACGTCTACACCTGCGCCTACTGCGGTGCGGGCACGGAGCTCGACTCCGAGGCGGCCGAGCGGTTCCAGGCCGACGCCGAGCACGCGGCGGCATCCCGCGGCGGCCGACCACAGGGCTGACCGACCACAGGGCTGACCGACCGCTGGGCAGCACGCAGCCGAACACCCCTGACGGGACAGAACACCGCGGCGTTCCGGGGTGTTCTGTCCCGTCAGTGGTTTTTCGGCACGGGAGGCGCAGGAGGCGGGAGCGCGGGAGGCGCGGCGCGCGGTCAGGGCAGCGCGCGGTACCAGCCGGCCACACGGGCACGGAGGCCGACGGGGTGGGACCGGCGCCGCGCCTCCTCGGGGACGTCGTCGACGACCGGGGCGAAACCGACGGTCGCGCACGAGGTGCAGACGAGCACGTGGCGGTGCACCGAGAGGGCCGTGCCGTAGAACGGGTTGGGCTCGCGACGGGTCGGCGCGGCGCACAACGTGCAGAGGGGCAGTTCGCGCGTGTCGTCCATGAGGGTCACCACGACTCATGTTCGGCCACGAGAGGGCGGTCGGTTGTCCCCCAATTCGGGTGCCGGGGTACGCAGCCGCGTCCGGGACGGGCTCGACCCCGCACGACGCGGCCCCGACGCGGCACCGACTCGGCCCTGAATCGGCCCGACCCGGCGCCCGACCCGGCCCCGACTCGGCCCGATCGGCCCCCGGGGTCACGACCAGGAGGCGCGGGTCGGCTGCATAGGATCGTCGCGTGACGGACTCCCACGATCTCGGGCACGGGGCCCTCGGGCACGCCGGCGGCGGCTGGTCGCCGCTGGCCGGGAGCGCCCAGGCCGTGGTGCTCGACATCCTCGTGCACGGGGCCCGCCCGCGGACCGAGCTCGCCACCCGGCTCGGCCTGTCGGGCCCGAGCCTCACGCGCATCACCAAGCCCCTGCTCGAGAGCGGGCTGCTGGTCGAGCGACCCTCCCTCGCGCCGTCCGGCTCGGGTCGGCCCTCGGTCCCGCTCGACCTCGACCCGGACGCGCACCACTTCGTCGGCGTCAAGCTGACCCGTGACCGCCTCTTCGTCGTCGTGACGGACCAGCGGGGCGGGGTGCTGGTCGAGCACGACGAACCCCTGCCCGACCCGTCGCCCGTCGCGGTCGTGGGCCAGGTCGGGGCGGTCGTGACCGCGGCCCGGGCCCGGGACGACCGCATCCGAGCGGTCGGCGTCACGGTCGGTGGACAGGTCGTCGACCGTGCGCGCGTGCGGCACGCACCGTTCCTCGGCTGGGACGACGTTCCCCTCGCCGACCTGCTGACCGCCTCGACCGGCCTGCCGACCTGGGTCGAGAACGACGTCCGCGCGCTGACCCAGGCCGAGCACTGGTTCGGCGAGGGGCGCGGGCTGCGGTCGTTCGCCCTCGTGACGATCGGCGCGGGCGTGGGGCTCGGCCTCGTCGCCGCGGGCGAGGTGCTCGGCGGGGCGCACTCGTCGGCGGGCAGCATCGGGCACCAGCGGATCGTGGTGCCGGTGCCGGTGCCGGTGCCGGTGCCGGCGTCAGCGCCCGCGCCCGTAGCCGTGCCGGTGCCCACCCCGGCGCCTGTGCCGGTGCGCACCCCCGCCGCAGCCGCCGCCGACGCGTCGGCCCCGACCTGCGACCTCGGTCACCACGACTGCGCCGGAGCGTTCCTCACGGTCGCCGCGGTCGAGGCCGCCGCCGCCCGGGCCCTCGGCCGCCCGGTCGCCTACGACGACCTGCTCGCCCTCGCCGCCGACGGACACGAGGAGGCGCGGGTCGTCGTCGACACCGCCGCCGACGTCCTGGGGCAGCTGATCGCGGGCGTACTGAACGTGCTCGACCCCGAGGTGGTCCTGCTGTCGGGCGAGGGCGTGCGGCTCGCGACCGTCGGCGGAGCCGCGGTCGCTTCCGCGATCGAGTGCGGCACCCACCGGGCAGTTCCCCCGCCGAGACTCATCGTTCAGGAGTTCCGGTTCGACGAGTGGGCCCGAGGCGCCGCCGCCGTCGCGATCCAGATGCACGCGCTCGGACGCTGACGCCGCGCGCACTCCTCGAGACGCGACCCGCGCCTCCTGCCCGACCCGCGCCTCCTGCGCGACCCGCGCCTCCTGCGCGACCCGCGCCTCCGACCCGTCGAGAACCCCGTTCCGTGCGATGAACCACGCATCTTCGTGGTTCATCGCACGGAACGGGGCTCGCCGGCACCGAGAGCCGCCCGCCCTCAGCCCTCGGCGGTGACCCGCAGCAGCACGACGCGCTCGGGGAACGACGACGGCGCCTGCAACCCGGCGACCGCCAGGGCGCGCCCGTCGAGCACGACCCCCGGGTAGGCGCCGCCCTCGTCCGCCGCACCCCACCACGGCGGCGGCGTCAGGCCGTGGTCCGGCGCCCCGACGGTCACGGGGGCCACCCGGTACCGCCGCTCGGGGTCGAGTCCGGGCAGCAGCACGCGGCCGAGCGGTGCGACGTCGGATCGCCCGACGGAGGCGAGGAAGAACAGGGCCTCGCTCGCGTCGGTGGCGACCGAGCCGTAGACCAGCAGCGACGGGTCGGCCCCGTCGACCCGCACGACGTCGCCCGTGTGCATCAGGTGGCGGTGCTCTTTGTAGAGGGCGATCCACGCGGCGAGGTCGCGGTTCTCGGCGTCGGTCGCCCGGGCGAGGTCCCACTCGATGCCGAGGTGGCCGAACAGGGCGGTGCCGGCCCGGAACGACAGCTCGTGCCAGCGGCCGGTCGAGTGGCTGACGCCCGAGGCGATGTGTGAGCCGAGCAGCTCGGGGGGCAGCAGCTGCATCGTCCAGCGGTTCATCTGCTGCCGGTCGAGCGGGTCGATGCAATCGCTGACCCAGACGCGGTCGGTGCGCTCGAGCACGCCCAGGTCGACGCGGGCGCCGCCGGACGAGCACGACTCGATCTCGAGCCCGGGGAACCTCGCCTTGAGCTCGTCCATCAGCCGGTACGCCGCGAGGGTCTGCTCGTGGACGCCCGCGGCACCGGTCGGCCAGGTGCCGGCGTCGACGAGGTCGCGGTTGTGGTCCCACTTCAGGTAGGCGATGTCGTACTCGGTGAGGACCGCCGTCATCTGGCCGAGCACGTGCTCGTACGCCCCGGGGACGCCGAGGTTCAGCACCTGCTGGTCGCGCGACCGCGGGGGGAGGCGGTCACCGGTCTGCAGGAGCCACTCGGGGTGCTCCCGGGCGAGGTCGCTGTCCTCGTTGACCATCTCGGGCTCGAACCAGAGGCCGAACTCCATGCCGAGGCCCGTGACGTGGTCGATCAGCGGTGACAGGCCGTCGGGCCAGACGTCGGCGTCGACCACCCAGTCGCCGAGGCCGGCGTGGTCGTCCCGTCGCCCCCGGAACCACCCGTCGTCGAGCACGTACCGCTCGACGCCGAGTGCGGCGGCCCGGTCGGCCAGGTCGCGGAGGCGGGCGAGGTCGTGGTCGAAGTAGACGGCCTCCCAGACGTTGATCGTCATCGGGCGCGGGCGGGTCGGGTGCTGCTCGCGGGAGCGCAGCCACCGGTGGAACCGTCGGGCCTGGTCGTCGAGGCCGTCGCCGTACGAGCCGAAGACCCACGGGCTGCGGTACGACTCGCCCACCTCGAGTCGCAGCTCGCCCGGCAGCAGCAGCTCGCCGCCGCCCAGCACCTGCGCTCCGGTCGACAGGCGTTCGGCGTAGTGCCGGTGGTTGCCGCTGAACCCGACGTGCAGCCCCCAGACCTCGCCCGAGCCCGTGCCGAAGCCGAACCCGGGCACGCCGACGCTCAGCACGGTGGCGGCGTCGGGGCCGGTGCGACCCTTGCGTCCCTCGCGCTCGTGCACGCCGACGACGAGCTCGCGGCGCTGCGGCGTGCGCTCCTTGCCCCAGCGGCCCGCGAAGTCGAGGATCTCGCGGGCCCGCGGCGGCACCGGCAGGGCCAGGTGCAGGTCGGTGAGCGTGTAGACGTCGGCCGCGGTGCTCGCGGCACCGGCCGCGGTGCTCGCCGGCCGGTCGTCGCCGGTGGCACCCCGGCCCTCGCGTCGGCCGCCCGCGCGTCGTCCGGCGACGTTCGTCAGCTCGGCCCTGGTGCGGACGAGTCCGCTCGCCGTCAGCTCGATCTCGAGCACGATCGCCAGCCCGGCCACGTCGTCGTGCGCCTCGACCGTGACGAGGGCGGCTCCCGCGTCGACCAGCCCGGGACCCGAGGAGGCGCGGGTCGCCTCGGCCTCGCCCGTCACGTCGAGCGTGTCGACCGTGAACCGCGGCGACCAGTCGGCGCCGTCCGAGCGATGGCCGCCGACGCCGGGCTTGCCCGACCAGCCCGCGTGGTGCTCGGGCAGGATCGCCAGTCGCACCGGGTCGTCCATCAGGTTGTTGAC
This genomic interval from Frigoribacterium sp. Leaf415 contains the following:
- a CDS encoding alpha/beta fold hydrolase: MTEITAHHGLFKDTNLHVDDTGGTGRTVVLIHGWPLSGESWSKQVPAFADAGYRVVTYDRRGFGRSDKPKTGYDYDHLTEDLHTVLTELDLNDVTLVGFSMGGGEVARYFSKYGTERLHSVVFASAVPPYLMKTDDNPDGPLTKEAAADMTAGLTKDEDSFYEDFTTGFFSVDGVLKVSEADRQDALRLAKQADKTAALEAMASFANTDFRDDLTKVTVPTLVIHGDGDATVPYEGSGARTHAAIARSELHVIAGAPHGANVSDADEFNRVVLEFLKK
- a CDS encoding heavy-metal-associated domain-containing protein, translating into MTDTTITTLQVDGMTCEHCVASVTEELSEVDGVDSVEVDLNPGGASTVSVQADATVEHDQLRAAVEEAGYQLSAR
- a CDS encoding heavy metal translocating P-type ATPase; the protein is MQLDAVQLDITGMTCASCANRIERKLNKLPGVEASVNYATEKAHVRVAAGAVGDARDGDPVVPDVDALIATVAAAGYGATVPAPPASSAGAADGSADAAADARVAEVDALRHRTLVSAALALPVVVLSMVPALQFTNWQWLALTLAAPVAVWGAWPFHRAAAVNARHGAATMDTLVSVGVIAAFAWSLWALFFGDAGRPGTHMSFSLVATHGGPTELYLEVAAAVTVFILLGRWLEARAKRRSGEALRALLELGAKEATVLRDGQEARVATAGLVPGDLVVVRPGEAIASDALVREGTSAVDLSMLTGESVPVEVGPGDRVVGATLNVGGRLLVEITRVGADTELARLGRLVEEAQSGKAEVQRLADRVSAVFVPVVIGLAVLTFVGWLAFGGLVEGAGAGAGAGSVAGGSGGFFTGSLQTAFTAAVATLIIACPCALGLATPTALLVGTGRGSQLGIVIRGPQVLERTRTVDTIVLDKTGTVTTGRMSVREVVVGDADADADAGAVEVDDVLARAAAVESGSEHPVARVIEAEAARRGVVVPAADGFAAHAGAGVQALVDGMLVLVGRPGWLADEWSVTAPPELETAFVAAEATGATPVAVAWDGRVRGVVTVADTVKPSAREAVERFRGLGLTPVLLTGDNAGAARHVAAQVGIAAADVIAQATPQQKVEAVARLQAEGRVVAMVGDGVNDAAALATADLGIALGTGTDAAIAAGDLTVVSGELAGVADAIRLARATLGTIKGNLFWAFAYNVAAIPVAMLGLLNPVLAGAAMAASSVFVVTNSLRLRRFRAG
- a CDS encoding zinc-ribbon domain-containing protein, producing the protein MIIFGTKGTSALLGVLFFVCRVCGNEAAQRLVKHRRWFTLFFIPVIPYSTKHVYTCAYCGAGTELDSEAAERFQADAEHAAASRGGRPQG
- a CDS encoding ROK family transcriptional regulator, with the translated sequence MTDSHDLGHGALGHAGGGWSPLAGSAQAVVLDILVHGARPRTELATRLGLSGPSLTRITKPLLESGLLVERPSLAPSGSGRPSVPLDLDPDAHHFVGVKLTRDRLFVVVTDQRGGVLVEHDEPLPDPSPVAVVGQVGAVVTAARARDDRIRAVGVTVGGQVVDRARVRHAPFLGWDDVPLADLLTASTGLPTWVENDVRALTQAEHWFGEGRGLRSFALVTIGAGVGLGLVAAGEVLGGAHSSAGSIGHQRIVVPVPVPVPVPASAPAPVAVPVPTPAPVPVRTPAAAAADASAPTCDLGHHDCAGAFLTVAAVEAAAARALGRPVAYDDLLALAADGHEEARVVVDTAADVLGQLIAGVLNVLDPEVVLLSGEGVRLATVGGAAVASAIECGTHRAVPPPRLIVQEFRFDEWARGAAAVAIQMHALGR
- a CDS encoding alpha-galactosidase — its product is MSHPTPSPTVVAPPEAPDAFVHLSSAGVSLLLDVTDARLPAVLHWGAALGRPTLDDVRSLAAAAVPPYVNNLMDDPVRLAILPEHHAGWSGKPGVGGHRSDGADWSPRFTVDTLDVTGEAEATRASSGPGLVDAGAALVTVEAHDDVAGLAIVLEIELTASGLVRTRAELTNVAGRRAGGRREGRGATGDDRPASTAAGAASTAADVYTLTDLHLALPVPPRAREILDFAGRWGKERTPQRRELVVGVHEREGRKGRTGPDAATVLSVGVPGFGFGTGSGEVWGLHVGFSGNHRHYAERLSTGAQVLGGGELLLPGELRLEVGESYRSPWVFGSYGDGLDDQARRFHRWLRSREQHPTRPRPMTINVWEAVYFDHDLARLRDLADRAAALGVERYVLDDGWFRGRRDDHAGLGDWVVDADVWPDGLSPLIDHVTGLGMEFGLWFEPEMVNEDSDLAREHPEWLLQTGDRLPPRSRDQQVLNLGVPGAYEHVLGQMTAVLTEYDIAYLKWDHNRDLVDAGTWPTGAAGVHEQTLAAYRLMDELKARFPGLEIESCSSGGARVDLGVLERTDRVWVSDCIDPLDRQQMNRWTMQLLPPELLGSHIASGVSHSTGRWHELSFRAGTALFGHLGIEWDLARATDAENRDLAAWIALYKEHRHLMHTGDVVRVDGADPSLLVYGSVATDASEALFFLASVGRSDVAPLGRVLLPGLDPERRYRVAPVTVGAPDHGLTPPPWWGAADEGGAYPGVVLDGRALAVAGLQAPSSFPERVVLLRVTAEG